The following nucleotide sequence is from Glycine max cultivar Williams 82 chromosome 9, Glycine_max_v4.0, whole genome shotgun sequence.
AGAAATATAAAGATCGAGACTACCACTTTTAAATGTAatgactattttttcttttatcaaaagtttataaaactaaatcacATTTTTTCCTATTACCAATTTAGTAGCtgatacattttaaaaacattgatcCCCTAATGCCACCACTTGGATCACAAGCTGGGATAAGTCAACTTGGCTTAAAAACATTGATtcaattatattgttttttgggTTTAGGTATATTTTCGTTCTTAATCCGTGAATATTTTTAGAAACATTTTCTTGTAAATAAGTCAAATGACTATGTGATTTTCAAGTTAAATATGAAACTTGTAATAGATCTGATGTTGACTTCTTGACGGTTCACATTTTACAATACTTCACACGATGATACAATTTTCTTATCAATTAGAATCTTCCACTAGTCAAAATCCTCCGCAAGTAACCCTTATAGGATCAATAATTCTTCCCACAAACTAACACAAGACTTTCCCGAATGCTTTGTCTCCTTCCTTACCTTACATGTTTTTTGAACTTTCTAGAAAGTCAGTCTCATAACTACTTAAAGTGAAACACATTTAACTATAGAGTTTTTAAgtgatagattaaaaaaataaattattttcattctgGTGTGATACTGGGAGTGTTACAAAACTAGGGGCGATGAGCTCAAATTCCACTATTaaaacttttgttttctttataaaataaagcACCATTCTCTAGTCTCAAGAATATCAAGTAACGCTGAAAcaaatttctataaaaataactttgacattttaaaacaattatagcTTTCTTAACTGTATATTGATgttattgttgattttttttttgttgtagaaTGAAGCTCATGATGTTAATCATGTTATTGTTGATGTTTATACAAAAGAGCATATTAGCTCTGATGAGTATATCTGGTGAAGCTTAACCCTATAATAACAGAGTGACAGAGCAGACTACATAGTTAAACACATAATCATCGTTTGAATTAAGATAAACAGTATATCCCAAAATTCTAATTGTTGACTTAGCCAAATGATTAAAATCCATTGGCCTTTGGAACTTATCACCGTAATTAGTCTGTAACACAGTATATCAGGCAAATGTATGTCACGCTTTACTTCAAATTTCATTTCTAagcctaaatttttaaaatggagACAACGCTAATCCAAGGTTACACATAAATTTTCAGAGCAATATTTGGAAACATAAATTTGCTTGAAACTCAATTgtgcaaaaaatatatacaaattttgaaGACATCATCACTTGGGATGCAATTGGATTAAGGAGAATCTCTAGAACAAAATGTGAATGGAAGGCCTAATCTAACTTGGTGGTAATCCTTATCCActaggaaaatgaaaataaccaATGTCCAATGAAAGCATTGCCAGCTTTTGAACTAgtaatagtaattaattaagagaAGAAGTTAGACTAATGAAGTAATCTTCAGTACATGGAATAGTGAGACCACCCATTGGGTGATTGAATCCGAATTCTTCTTCAGCCCAATCCAACAAGTCTCTGAATAAAGGGTGGCTTAGGTAAGATATTGGAATCACAAACCTCTTATGGTTCTCTCCAACGTACACTGCCAAGTGGCCTTTTGGAACATCAGCAACAGCTGAAGCCATTTTGATTCTTTGTGAAAGTGTTCTCTGAAGTTTCTGCTTGGCATGAGCTATCCCCACAAATCTGTTTCCAGTCTTCATGATGGAGCTAGAAAGCTAGATATATATGAATCAACGTCtaaagatattattattaagtGGTAGAGCTAGATAAGATCACTTGGGTTGGAATTGCCATCTcaagaaaatacattacatatatatagggGGTCAAGGTATGCCATGCACTAACTAAAATTGCTTGATAACTATGAAGAATGTTTAGAAACATGTCAGGTGTAGGACTTGCGGTAGCTTCACATGAGTGTGCCTAATCTGGACCAAAACATGAGGACCCACAAATTTTTGGagccagaaaaaaaaagtgtggtaCTAGTTAAAAGTTGTACTACTTGTTGATTATTGTTTCTTGCTTTGAACGAATAATGCCTTACCCCTTTTTATTCTAGGCACGTTCTTGACATGAAATGCCAACATGCAATTGGAAAATATGTTGAACTGGTTTTACCTACCTATTAAAAGGAGCTTTGAATTTAGACTGGTGCTCTTTAGTAGCAATTTTTTGTCATCACTAGACATTAGTCTCTGTTGTGGATAATAGATAGATATGCCTATCTATCAACTGGTTCACATAATCTTTGGATTAGGTTCAACTTAATCCTTGATTTAATTTGGTCCAAATTGGCttaatctaataatatattgcATTCCCTTTTCTAAATTGTACTGTTTTAAAAATTCCATCCTAAATAGTAGTAGATACAACGTCAAATCTAGATAATGAAATTCCATTATCCGATTCACACCTACCTAATATCATGCATGTTGGACTAATTCAAGCAGGCAAACATTATTTCTAAACGTGATCCTACTCAATCCAATAACCTATAGTAGCTAGAgtttgattttgttctttaacCCAGCCGGGACTGCAAACGGTAATATAAAGAGAATTAAAACGAAAATGATtttcatcaattcataaattatatatgcaCATCATTTAGAAATATAACCAACATATACAAAATAAGTTCAATAGTTAATGGGTAAGCACTACGTCATTTTTCCAAACAAAAAGCTGAACAATAGGTCCTCAATTATTTCACACAAGGGTGGTTCCCTCTATTAGACCtgctatatctttttttttttttttttgcaaaaggaAGGATGATAACTTAATTGGTTTATACAGTTGCATAAATTAAACTGCAACAATTACCCTCCTCTTCTCAAAATAGAAAGGAAGCGTTTTTTATCTGCTTATATATATCTTAGTTTCCTCTTCAACGTGAATCGATCGCagggaaaataatttaattaatggcAATCACATTGGCTTTCTAGCTTAAAGGCAATTGGTCAATTATTCTATAAGCAGATTGAGTTCCTCTTCAAAGTGTACATAGTTTAGTGTAGTAAATAATCTATTTGCCATACAGAGTTACATAATAATATGCACCCCATCACATCAAACTCAACTTTCATATGGTTGAAGTGTCAAGTGTTTCGTGTAGTAAGTAATGTAAAAGCCAAATTCGGTGTAGTGAGGTGCTTGTTATGTATGTAACTTGGTGCGACGGATTAATAGATTGTTAACTACATGGATTAAGCACTGCACATTTCACAACAGATTGTAGGAAATGAAGAATGCCTTGCTTAATTAGTTAGCGCAACTTCACTTTAATTAATCTGTTTTTCACCTATATATTCATCCTCCTCCATTGAATTCATAAAGCAGTCCAATAATAGAGCCACTGAATAGAAAACTGAAAACGTCCATGTGATTGCATAAAAGTTGTTTTCAACACCGCACGTGAAATACTCCCACCATTTGAGTACTGGACCCGATTTTTGGAAGGCCAAACACTTTAAACTTTTGTGTAACAATAGTTgactataaaaagaaaatgatttaattttaattagtcatttGGTTCCTATctgttaaaattatataaaaaattaaaattggtgGTGTAAAACAAGTACAAATTTCTAGACAGTGTAAGCCTCTACAAATTttatccattaattttttattttattttgtgagaCCAATTTGTGACCATTTAATAATCGCAAGAAAATTTGTGACAATTTTCCTGAGGAACTACAATGATATCAAAAGTACATGTGTAAGGAATAAAATAGATAGTTTTTAGGTATAAGAACTAACacgtaaaaataatataagtatagaGACTAAACGAGTAAATAAATTGAAGTTTATTAATCGGTTTACAAATCTCGCTCAAAGCTTAGTGGCCACCCCACCCATGACTAGGCTCAATTTGTGAAACAGTTCTAAAAGACACAAAATCGACAAGGAATGTGAAAGAAAATTTGGCATTTCAGAGTAATAGATTATAATTCTATTAGCATTCCTTTAGCCCTTCCATAATCTTAAAACAaggtttgctttttttttttttttttggtgaattcaCCGGAACTTGATTTTAGTGTGTagtatttttcattatataattttttaaatatagaaaGTTATGGTTAATaaagttcttttaattttcttgagCTGGCACAAAATTAGGAGAACAAGTATTGCAGGCCAACTCCATTTCTGCATTTTAACCTTTATTTAGTTGGGCTACTGCCAAGACAAAAGCCCAAAATCAAGATTTGAAGGCTTCAAATTCAGGATTTTTCTTCCTGCacccatgtttttttttgtacacTTAGTAGATTTTGGATAATTTCAACATTGTCCTTCCATAAAGCTCATACGGATTGCAAATCAGTAATaactttggttttaaataatgtatttttttacatatataaatttttattatacctataatttttatttacaatttatatatgtaaaaaaatatattattagatcaaaattaattgttataaaatttattatgtaaaattatatgtatattaaatatacattaaaaaatttagtgttatatataacaacattaattattttataacacaaTTGATCTATTAGTTCAGTTGGCTAGGGTGTGGTGTTAATAATGTGAAAGTCACATGTTTGATATATCCACGTTATTcttcaaattgaaaatttatcaaataagggTATGAAAATAAGCGTTGTGTCCCAACATCCTCTAGTACAAGGTTTTTTAAAATCATCTACATAATCATCTGCTCCTACGAATACAAGGTTTGAAATTATCACAAGATTCAAACAATAATAACATACATGGAGTGAGTTATTACATTCCTAAACAggtaaagataaataaatgaaagcacacacacacacacacacacacacacacacatatatatataatataagtataacaagctcAACTTAGCATAATTCGCACATTTTATCACTTATTGCGTAACATCACTAGTCCTAAGGATTTAATTACAATTTCACATTTcacaccttcacattaatcatgTGTTCAGAACAACACATCTCAAGTACAACATACTATCTCACACTCACACAATTCACTATCCACTATCACGTAACAAGTTATAATGATCATTACACAAACGTTATGCAATagatactaagactcaatcttatatCTAATGTGGTATCATATCAATGAAAAACCTCGTTGGACGCTTAAAAAtatatgacaagacaaaccatacACTAGTAAGTCAAACTActttcactaggtaaaatcGTAGGGAGACTAGTCAGGGTCATGTTGTTTTTGCGAGAATACTCCAAcacaacatgttatcacacctaatGAATCATATAAACACACACGCTCACACACAGATCAACACGTAATAAGCTTATGAGGAGGCCAAAACAATGCTAATTTAGTAAATCTTGTCCAAAACACAAacgaattatataaaaatacttcTCACAACATGCGAAGtaaaactcttaaaataatttcacataatcatatcaaaataaaaggaatcaaaatcataggttcaaaaacacgaaaacaccaagaacactcaattttatcaaccaattcgcattTGGATatcaattggtctgtcaaacataaaaatctcatgattataatcataaaggcaAAATTACAATATAGTGAACATCTCAAAACAAATCCCAATTCGATTTTATAATGATCCCTATATATGTtaattctaaccccaattgcgataaactcattccTTATTTCTAAGCGGACTTACGTGTGTGGTCCGGCAGTGATAGtgacatctctagcggttccctaagattTCTCAAGCTTTTTCTCTAGTTGTTTTGCCAGGGTTTTCAAGCGCCAAAGAGAAGTAGAAGAGATATTAGAGTCTCAATTTCATTGTCTTCATGCGAGGGGTATTTTTATGTCTGTAGACATTATTTCGTAAATCCCAACAGTGGGTATGTATGAAAATGAGTTCCAAAGTTGATGTCCAAATTTGAGAACGATCCAACGATTAACGTGTTTGTAATCGTAGTTTTATCAGGACAAATTTGGGTGTATGtgaaaaaagagaagatttGAGAGATAAAGAAGAGAGAACGAACTTGGGAGGAAGGGAAAACGTGAAAACCTGTAAATGTAAAAACTAACTATGTctcgttttatttactttaaaaccattattttaattaataaatctatttctccttatttatttaattacgaaaactcattatttttttaaaataaatttctttttaatttatttaaaaaaaacggGTGTTACAACATGTAAGGTAGAGGAACGAATTTTGCCTGTATTATTGCCttaattctctatttttttgaaggaaaattgTAAGTATATGCCAGCAACTTCAAACGCCTTATCTACCTAAACGTTTCTTTCTAGTATATGGTAGTATTATAGTTGACTGTTCAATATGAACCAAACATGGTGTCTGAAGTTATTATGTCTAGAGCACTACGTCAGCCATTAAATTGTTTAGACAATTAAGCATTGGGTTTTGATCTTGCaggtttctctcttttttaattatcaagtgGCTACCATTAGGATGTCCttcaaaaaattgtttgaacATCCAGCTTCACTTAATAATTTCTTCATCTTTGATAAAATACATTCTAGTGTATACAGTACCATGTGATCCTTCACACATGTTTCTCACCAGCCTCCATTTGGATTACTCTTCATCAATCATTTTTGTATCTAAGAGTTTTCTAAAACCTTCtatttatgtgtatatatagGGATAGTCGTGGTTGGAGTCACAAACAAGTCAAGTCCTTAGCATCTTCTTACACAACTCTTTTTCAAATCATTCTCTTGATCTGCAATGGATTTCTGTTTGCCTGGTTTTCAAAGGCGCAGTGATTTCCCAAAGGGCTGCCTTGTAGTTTAAGTAGGAGATTACCAAAAGAAGCAGTTTGTGATTCCTATATCATATTTGAACCAACCTTCAACGCAACACCTGCTGAGTGAAGTTGAACAAGAATTTGGATTTGATAATCAATGAATGGCCTCAAGAACCGCTTGTAGATAAGATAATCCAATGGATTAACATGATCTTGAAGTCACTTACCTTTGTTAACTTGTAATGTCTTCTTCTGTAATGCTTGATTAATAAATTAGTGGGGGATGTGTGTGTGTACTTGGGAAAAAAGTCAAATAGCCAATGCTTTTTCTCTGattttgtcattttaaattaaaataatatctgTGATAAGGGAGAGGGTTTCCAAAATGATAAGGGAGAAGTCTGATATTGAGTATTGTAAAAGTTAAGGATTTATATAGAAAGTCTCGCATTAAGAACTATGTCATATGCGACATAGACTGCACCTCCCTCCAACCATGATGCTCTACCATTACTGCAGAGTTGTATGATATGATGTATCTCTTTTGGAGATGGCTTACATCACAATTGAGCCATGAAGTTTTTGTGAGGTTTTATCTGGTTTTCCAATCACTTCTCCAATAATAAATTCATAGTTTTTACAtccaaaaaaggagaaaaaaagaacatCATAGTTACTTCACAGATAAACAATAGGGGTGCATGCCAAATCTTTAAATTTCAAACAGTCCGTGCAATcaactgaaaataatttttcaatttgagCTAATTGGCACGATCAACTTGTGTATCctccaaaaatatttatctgGTCGAAGTAActactttttaaatataagatatCTAAgttctcaattttaattttgtaaatggaAATAAGTAGGAATGGGAGAAAAAAATTGGCCATGGGTAACAGAACTGTTAGGTGATCACTTTCCACCAAAATATTCCTGTTGTGAAATTCAGGGTAATTTGTAGTGATAATCCATGTATTTATGCCAAAGAAACAACTAAAATAATCGTTGTGATGGTGCTGCTTAATTAGGAAACTGTAAGAATCAATGACCATTAGGAAATGAGGGTGATTTTTCAGTGATGATAGAATAGGAAGGAACACATAATTAACTCAAGATTATTCTGTGATGTTGCATGTAGGAACTAAATGAGCtcgtattataaaaaaaatataacaagtgTCTAGAGCTGTTTAAGAACAAATGTGTTCTGTGTTCCGTGTTCCATGTTCAGCTCAAAGACATACATTGAAATGCAATAGAGCAGATGTACCGAACATCTATTTTATTAAGTTTGGGCAATATCTCCAAAAGATTAGCAGCAGTTAATCCCTATTAAAAGATAATAGGCTGACTGATCTATGCCaaatgaaatttggtaatgatACTGTTGTAGTTGTATATATCAGAATTCACTGAGACTGGACAAAAGGAAACAGATATCTTGTGTTAACATTCCCATTCAAGTCAAAATTTCCAACTTCAGCGGGTTTATACAACGGAAAAAACAATATGGAAAATATTCACAATAAAAGAAAGTTTCTTCTGTACAAATTTGGCTCAACTAATCTATCTGAGTCACCATTATAGCATGGTTCACAGCTCATTCAAGCGAGAAGTGAGGTTTAGAAACTCATCCTCCCTGCATGGAATTGTGAGACCACCAGTTGGATGATCAAATCCAAACTCTTCTTCTGCTTGACTTAGTAATTCTTGAAATGAAGGTTGGTTCAAGTATGATACTGGAATCACAAACCGCTTCATCTTATCTCCAACATAGACAGCAAGATAGCCTTTTGGGACTTGAAGTCCCTTGCAAGTAGCTTTGGCTGCAGAAAATGATGCCTGTCTAATAATACCTGGTATGCGGAAacccattgttttttttttggctccACAAACAAGTAATATGCCAAGTGATGCCAAAAGACTTGTATGGGAAAGAAATATTTGAACCCTGATGCTTCAGGATGCAAATGACTTGTGTTGCTTGAGAACACTAGAAATAGTGTATATATAGTCACTAATGGGCCCTCTGCAACAGCAATCCAATTCCACCATGAGTGTTTTTTAGGGGCAAGGGATCACATAATCACATGGTGTTGTCTTAAGAGGTTGCTTTCAAGGATTAGGAAGATAAATGGGAGTGCATACCATACCCCACCTTCTGAGATAATGGCGAACAGATTTACCCACTTGAACATAAATACATCAGCAATGGTGAAATCTAATATTGAGCTATAGTATTTTCAATGATAGACATGCTTTAGACATTTCACATGTTTCTTTAAAGAAGATGATAATaatatagatagatatatatCTACCATGTACCAACTAATATCTAAGTGACAATAAGCAATCTGTAAACATTGAGGCTTGAGCTGAGCCGAGCTGATTGGTAGCTCTGAAACCGTCTTTGGAGATAAGAAGAGAACCAACATTGAATACATGATCACAAGGCATTATGAACTACATTTGTTTTCTGTACATCAAATTCTAAGAAACACAGCGTGAAATTTACATAAATGAAGTTTGTGGCTCCTACCTGCCACCACAGATAAGTGTTAACATGATCaattagattttcttttttcatagaAGCAGCTGTTTCATTTCAAGTGGGGTAATCTGTTCCAGAAGGTGGGACTTGTATTTTCTACTATAACATGTATTGTTGAATCATGAGAAAGTCCTCTAAGACAACACCATATGCCTTGTCTCTCATTTGGTCCCATATCTCATAGCCCTCCTTCACCAATAATTCAACTAGCCTATGGTTTCTTACATATCTATATATACTTATGGCTGCAAGAAGTTAGGACCAACACAAATCATTCACATCCTGaagcattcaaaattcaaaagtttattttaaagtcTTTTCTTAGACAATTCTCTTCTCCAGTCTCTAACGCAATCAATAT
It contains:
- the LOC100782363 gene encoding auxin-induced protein 10A5-like is translated as MGFRIPGIIRQASFSAAKATCKGLQVPKGYLAVYVGDKMKRFVIPVSYLNQPSFQELLSQAEEEFGFDHPTGGLTIPCREDEFLNLTSRLNEL
- the LOC100781277 gene encoding auxin-induced protein 15A, with the translated sequence MKTGNRFVGIAHAKQKLQRTLSQRIKMASAVADVPKGHLAVYVGENHKRFVIPISYLSHPLFRDLLDWAEEEFGFNHPMGGLTIPCTEDYFISLTSSLN